AGATAAATAGTAAATGAAAATCGGATCCAGTATCATGTTAATAATAGCTGTAAGCATTAACGGATAAGATGCCCTTTTCACCTCACCCTGAGCCCTGAAGATGGCAGCCATCATTGCAGGCAGAAATACGGAAAAGATACCTCCAATAACAATTGAACCATAAGCCATAGTTTCTGAAATTACTTCACCAGCACCCATCATTAAAAGCAAAGGCTTCAGAAGTATTAGAATTAAAATTGTAGAGATGATTGTCATTATGATGGAAAGCATTATAGAATGTATTGCACTGTTTCCAGCCGCCTTATAGTCTTCAGCACCGATGCATCTTGCAATCAAACTGTTTGAACCTGCACCCAGACCATTTGCAAAACCCACCAAAGCTAAAAACAAAGGCGTTACAAATCCGACAGCCGCAAGAGGGTGCGGACCCAATCCAGAAACCCAGATACCATCGATGATATTGTTCATCATCATGAACAAATAGCTTATAATGATAGGCAATGCCAACTTATTTATCGCCTTTTTGGGATGGTTTACAATTAAGTCAATGTCTTCTGTTTTCTGCATCAGTTCACCTTACAATATACTGTCCAGGATGAATAAAATCGTCTAAGAATTCAAGATAATCATCATTTTCGATTTCATCGACATTTATAAATTCATAAGTATTAATAATATTCTTCTTGAGGTTTTTTCCAACTTTAATAAGTCGAATATTCTCTTTTGTGAAAATATGCTTAACCAAATCAATGGCTTGGCTAAATTGCCTTTTCTGTGAGTGTACCAGGAAGTCGCCTTGAATATAGCAGTTTTCACGACCGTATTTTGATGTGAAGTTCTCGCAGGCCTTGTTAATGAATACTTTTGGACCGACATTTACTTTAATGTCATTTAATTTTGATGAAGCCATTTCAAGTAAAATCACACCTGTAAATACCTCATCGCTCCAATAATCAGCTTTAAACACGTTGAATTCCTCATCGTTTAACTTGCGCTCCAATGCTTCACAGGTCTTCTTGAGCTGAGGATGCAATGTATCAAGAGGAATGTCCGGAATCTCAAATCTGATTGCAATGACATCACTATTCCTTTTTGCAAATTCATTGATTAAATCATCTTTATTCAAATTCCTTTTAAGAGGGTAAAAATAGTCTTTCTTATTGTCTGAGAACAAATAATTTCTGCAGGACTGAATGAATTCCGCCATTTTGTTCAATCTCAAAGCGGCCGCAACATTTCTGTTTGCATCTGTAGGGTCGATTACAATTAATGGATCATCGAACAGCTGTGCAGTCCCATAGTTTTGCAAATCTATTACATGGCCATATTGCCAGTTGATGGCTGCATTCAGAGTGCTTTCAAAGTCACCATATTCCAAAATAAGCAGCTCGCATAGATAACCTGCAAACCCTCCTACCTTAAACTCTGAACCATAAGTTCCTGTCATTGCCATGAACCTTTTAAGCAAAAGGACTTCATCTTCCTGAACTTGGGTTAAATTCTCTTTAATGTAACGAGTATGCAAGATTGTTCTATCGACAGCTGATTTGAGTTCACTTCCCTTGCTTATTGCATAACATGGCACGATGTCAACCTCAAATCCTTCAATGTCTGCTGTGACGTATGGGTGTGAAGCATAATGATGTTCAGCATCACCGTCAAATTCATCACAACATTTATGGGCCAATTTAAGGCCAGCTTTTTTTAAAAATTGTTTATCTGTATCCAGAGGAAATGCAATGAATATGTCTATATCCGATTTTCCCTTCAATGCAGTGTTTTTTGCAACAGAACCAACAAGAGAAACTTTTGCATCAATATTTTCGTCATCACATATATCCTGCAGGTAATTCATCAGATTATGTGATAAGCTATCGATTTCCTTTTTCTCTTCAGAAGTTGGCTTGATGTCTTTTAAAATTAGATTATAATCCATGAAATCACAATTCAAAAACTTTCAAATCTTCATATATTGGACCTGCAGGCGTTAGGGTAGATTTCTTTAGAGATATCCTGTCAACAGTCATCTGACCAATTTCAACATTGCTAAACTCTTCAATTGTTTTTTTGACCTTATCTTTATTTTTTGCCGTTTTCATGCGCCCGATAGTCAAATGAGTAGAGAATCTCCTGTCCTTATCAAAGCCCAATTTGGAAAATTCGCCATCCAGTCTATCATGCAATTGCCTGATAATGCTGTCTTCATCGATTCCAATCCATATCACTTTTATATGATTGTTATTCGGAAATACTCCGCAACCTTTGATTTGAATGTCGAAAGGTTCGAAATCAGATACGGCTTCTGCAATTTTATTTTCAAGCAAATTCAAACCGTTTGTATCTATATCGCCAAAGAATTTCAAGGTCAAATGCAGGTTAGCCAATTCAACATACTTGATTTTGGTATTGATGGACTTGAACTCTTTAATAATTCTATTAATCCTTGGCTTTAAGTCATCATCCAAATCAATTGCTAAAAATGCTCGTACCTGTGACATTTTCACACCTACTGTTCAATAATTGTTTCATCAATAG
This genomic interval from Methanobrevibacter sp. contains the following:
- the cca gene encoding CCA tRNA nucleotidyltransferase, whose translation is MDYNLILKDIKPTSEEKKEIDSLSHNLMNYLQDICDDENIDAKVSLVGSVAKNTALKGKSDIDIFIAFPLDTDKQFLKKAGLKLAHKCCDEFDGDAEHHYASHPYVTADIEGFEVDIVPCYAISKGSELKSAVDRTILHTRYIKENLTQVQEDEVLLLKRFMAMTGTYGSEFKVGGFAGYLCELLILEYGDFESTLNAAINWQYGHVIDLQNYGTAQLFDDPLIVIDPTDANRNVAAALRLNKMAEFIQSCRNYLFSDNKKDYFYPLKRNLNKDDLINEFAKRNSDVIAIRFEIPDIPLDTLHPQLKKTCEALERKLNDEEFNVFKADYWSDEVFTGVILLEMASSKLNDIKVNVGPKVFINKACENFTSKYGRENCYIQGDFLVHSQKRQFSQAIDLVKHIFTKENIRLIKVGKNLKKNIINTYEFINVDEIENDDYLEFLDDFIHPGQYIVR
- the thpR gene encoding RNA 2',3'-cyclic phosphodiesterase produces the protein MSQVRAFLAIDLDDDLKPRINRIIKEFKSINTKIKYVELANLHLTLKFFGDIDTNGLNLLENKIAEAVSDFEPFDIQIKGCGVFPNNNHIKVIWIGIDEDSIIRQLHDRLDGEFSKLGFDKDRRFSTHLTIGRMKTAKNKDKVKKTIEEFSNVEIGQMTVDRISLKKSTLTPAGPIYEDLKVFEL